Proteins co-encoded in one Candidatus Tanganyikabacteria bacterium genomic window:
- a CDS encoding TolC family protein codes for MLALEQNPDVRVARLELAESRARRGEARSVIWPQLRYASAVGQSNNLTSLLGSGGASATEDLSTVLGRSQAQFGTLRLSGTMTLWDWGRNGSQIEIASADELVAYERLRGARQDVAYSVRAAYLALVSARGSSRIAAQAAARAEAHFVAARKRQLRGVETELAVLQREARALALQQEASKAARAEREAEAQLALVLGADPKANLAVVPYEGGPADLPAAEEAVARALAARPDLRIAAIQLANDELRRDAEGRSQLPGLYLSASGGALASTVSGLVPDIAVTTTLAGPLFDGFKGASSQERYGLAVARARQQRDRAATRAAVEVETARNMVLEAIDRQRLAEREAEVATRALAAEKSQQAKGVATQYEVLDAELAVLQAEQRASQAYYDRTLAEARLAKAMGEDPQETRLDEPPSGWKAP; via the coding sequence GTGCTCGCGCTCGAGCAGAACCCGGACGTCCGGGTCGCCCGGCTCGAACTGGCCGAGAGCCGTGCGCGGCGCGGGGAAGCGCGTTCGGTGATCTGGCCGCAATTGCGCTATGCGTCTGCCGTCGGCCAGAGCAACAACCTCACGTCCCTGCTGGGCTCGGGCGGGGCGTCGGCCACCGAGGACCTGTCGACGGTCCTCGGCAGGTCGCAGGCGCAGTTCGGCACCCTGCGCCTGTCGGGAACCATGACGCTCTGGGACTGGGGCCGCAATGGCTCCCAGATCGAGATCGCGTCCGCCGACGAACTGGTCGCGTACGAGAGGCTGCGCGGCGCCCGCCAGGACGTGGCCTACAGCGTGCGCGCCGCCTACCTCGCGCTGGTGAGCGCCCGCGGTTCCAGCCGCATCGCCGCGCAGGCCGCCGCCCGCGCCGAGGCGCACTTCGTCGCGGCGCGAAAGCGGCAGCTCCGGGGAGTCGAGACCGAGCTGGCGGTGCTCCAGCGCGAGGCCAGGGCGCTGGCCCTCCAGCAGGAAGCCAGCAAGGCGGCCCGGGCCGAACGGGAGGCCGAGGCGCAACTCGCGCTCGTGCTGGGCGCCGACCCGAAAGCGAACCTCGCCGTGGTCCCGTACGAGGGGGGGCCGGCCGACCTGCCCGCGGCCGAGGAAGCGGTCGCGCGGGCACTGGCGGCCCGGCCCGATCTGCGAATCGCGGCCATCCAGCTCGCGAACGACGAGCTGCGGCGCGACGCCGAGGGCCGCTCCCAGCTTCCGGGGCTGTACCTCTCGGCAAGCGGCGGTGCGCTGGCCTCCACCGTGTCGGGTCTCGTGCCCGACATCGCCGTCACCACGACGCTCGCGGGCCCACTGTTCGACGGTTTCAAAGGGGCCAGCAGCCAGGAAAGGTATGGCCTGGCGGTCGCCCGCGCCCGGCAGCAGCGCGACCGCGCCGCCACCCGGGCCGCGGTGGAGGTCGAGACCGCCCGCAACATGGTCCTCGAAGCCATCGATCGCCAGCGCCTGGCCGAGCGCGAGGCCGAGGTCGCCACCCGCGCCCTCGCCGCCGAGAAGAGCCAGCAGGCGAAGGGCGTGGCTACCCAGTACGAGGTGCTGGACGCCGAACTGGCCGTGCTGCAGGCCGAGCAGCGGGCGAGCCAGGCGTATTACGACCGCACGCTGGCCGAGGCGCGGCTGGCGAAGGCCATGGGCGAGGATCCCCAGGAGACGCGCCTGGATGAGCCGCCGTCCGGCTGGAAGGCCCCTTAA
- the tadA gene encoding Flp pilus assembly complex ATPase component TadA, translating to MAIVKMKLGEILLNANLISEPQLKQAMEIQKATKESLGMILIKQGYVTEASIKDALELQYGLRYINLRKTKVPPEVLKLIPENLMRQHMIIPIALTNNRLTLAMVDPQNLIAVDDVRFMLKGVTVQQVVITEDEFFWFMDQLKPPEEIPEQLSGPLPDISTVLGEMAAEDELDIVEEKIEDFRVTDLERMSEESPIVKLANSILTGALGGKKVSDIHIEPFEEHIQVRYRIDGILHKQSMIPKKFLPALVSRLKIMAQLDIAEKRLPQDGRLRVKFKNRDIDFRVSTLPSKHGEKVVMRILDKSGTMLGLEKLFIYEEDLKLVREMCARPFGIIFVTGPTGSGKTTTLYSILNERNTPDVNISTAEDPIEYDAPGLTQVQAKAEIGMTFARILKAFLRQDPDIMLIGETRDLEVAKIAIESALTGHLVFTSLHTNDAPGAIMRLNEMGVENFLVSAATIGVIAQRLMRRLCNSCKEPYQPTPAELDFVGYRYNPAELPTFQKPVGCAACNKGYAGRLGCYEIMKMNDELRDLIARGATSALLRYAAKQSGMITLKDYSLKLVRDGHTSLEEVIRVTFSGEGEEKLCPGCRNPVGDEFVKCPFCQVDLKKLCPTCNKRIEEGWKSCPACGTLVDV from the coding sequence GTGGCCATCGTCAAGATGAAGCTGGGGGAGATCCTGTTGAACGCCAATCTGATCTCCGAACCCCAGCTCAAGCAGGCGATGGAGATCCAGAAGGCGACCAAGGAGTCCCTCGGGATGATCCTGATCAAGCAGGGCTACGTCACCGAGGCGAGCATCAAGGACGCGCTAGAGCTCCAGTACGGCCTGCGCTACATCAATCTCCGCAAGACCAAGGTGCCGCCCGAGGTCCTCAAGCTCATTCCCGAGAACCTGATGCGGCAGCACATGATCATCCCGATCGCGCTGACCAACAACCGCCTGACGCTGGCGATGGTCGACCCGCAAAACCTCATCGCGGTGGACGACGTCCGTTTCATGCTCAAGGGCGTCACCGTCCAGCAAGTCGTCATCACCGAGGACGAGTTCTTCTGGTTCATGGACCAGCTGAAGCCGCCCGAGGAAATTCCCGAGCAGCTCAGCGGCCCGCTTCCCGACATCTCGACGGTCCTGGGCGAGATGGCCGCCGAAGACGAACTCGACATCGTCGAGGAGAAGATCGAGGATTTCCGCGTCACCGACCTGGAGCGGATGTCCGAGGAGTCGCCCATCGTCAAGCTGGCCAACTCGATCCTCACGGGCGCGCTCGGCGGCAAGAAGGTCTCCGACATCCACATCGAGCCGTTCGAGGAGCACATCCAGGTCCGGTACCGCATCGACGGCATCCTCCACAAGCAGTCGATGATTCCCAAGAAGTTCCTGCCGGCGCTGGTGAGCCGCCTCAAGATCATGGCGCAGCTGGACATCGCCGAGAAGCGCCTGCCGCAGGACGGCCGACTGCGCGTCAAGTTCAAGAACCGCGACATCGACTTCCGCGTCTCGACCTTGCCGTCCAAGCATGGCGAGAAGGTCGTCATGCGCATCCTCGACAAGTCGGGCACCATGCTCGGCCTCGAGAAGCTCTTCATCTACGAGGAAGACCTCAAGCTCGTGCGGGAGATGTGCGCCCGACCCTTCGGCATCATCTTCGTCACCGGGCCAACGGGCTCGGGCAAGACGACCACGCTCTACTCGATCCTCAACGAGCGCAACACCCCCGACGTCAACATCTCGACGGCCGAAGACCCGATCGAGTACGACGCTCCCGGGCTCACGCAGGTGCAGGCCAAGGCCGAGATCGGCATGACCTTCGCCCGCATTCTCAAGGCCTTCCTGCGTCAGGATCCCGACATCATGCTGATCGGTGAGACGCGCGACCTCGAAGTGGCCAAGATCGCCATCGAATCCGCTCTCACGGGCCACCTGGTGTTCACGTCGCTGCACACCAATGACGCGCCGGGCGCCATCATGCGGCTCAACGAGATGGGCGTCGAAAACTTCCTGGTCTCGGCCGCGACCATCGGCGTCATCGCCCAGCGGCTCATGCGGCGGCTCTGCAACAGCTGCAAGGAACCCTATCAGCCGACTCCGGCCGAGCTCGACTTCGTGGGCTATCGCTACAATCCCGCCGAGTTGCCCACCTTCCAGAAGCCGGTGGGCTGCGCGGCCTGCAACAAGGGATATGCCGGGCGCCTGGGCTGCTACGAGATCATGAAGATGAACGACGAGCTCCGGGATCTCATCGCCCGCGGAGCGACGAGCGCCCTGCTGCGGTATGCGGCCAAGCAGTCGGGGATGATCACCCTGAAGGATTACTCGCTCAAGCTCGTGCGCGACGGCCACACGTCGCTCGAGGAGGTCATCCGCGTGACGTTCTCGGGCGAGGGCGAGGAGAAGCTCTGCCCCGGCTGCCGCAATCCGGTCGGCGACGAGTTCGTCAAATGCCCGTTCTGCCAGGTAGATCTCAAGAAGCTGTGCCCCACCTGCAACAAGCGCATCGAGGAGGGCTGGAAGAGCTGTCCGGCATGCGGAACGCTCGTGGATGTCTAG